A window from Streptomyces sp. NBC_00335 encodes these proteins:
- a CDS encoding cob(I)yrinic acid a,c-diamide adenosyltransferase — MVNLTRIYTRTGDKGTTALGDMSRTAKTDLRISAYADANEANAAIGTAIALGSLPADVVKVLVRVQNDLFDVGADLCTPVVPNPEYPPLRVEQFYVDKLEADCDLFNGELEKLRSFILPGGTPGAALLHQACTVVRRAERSTWAALEAHGEVMNPLTATYLNRLSDLLFILARTANKEVGDVLWVPGGDR; from the coding sequence ATGGTGAACCTCACGCGCATCTACACCCGCACCGGCGACAAGGGCACGACCGCACTGGGCGACATGAGCCGCACGGCCAAGACCGATCTGCGCATCTCGGCGTACGCCGACGCCAACGAGGCCAACGCGGCCATCGGGACGGCCATCGCGCTCGGCTCGCTGCCCGCCGATGTCGTGAAGGTCCTGGTCCGTGTGCAGAACGACCTGTTCGACGTGGGCGCCGACCTCTGCACCCCGGTCGTCCCGAACCCCGAGTACCCGCCGCTGCGCGTCGAGCAGTTCTACGTGGACAAGCTGGAGGCCGACTGCGACCTCTTCAACGGCGAGCTGGAGAAGCTCCGCAGCTTCATCCTCCCCGGCGGCACCCCCGGCGCGGCCCTCCTGCACCAGGCCTGCACGGTGGTCCGGCGCGCCGAGCGCTCCACGTGGGCGGCCCTGGAGGCACACGGCGAGGTCATGAACCCGCTGACGGCCACCTACCTCAACCGCCTCTCCGACCTCCTGTTCATCCTGGCCCGCACGGCCAACAAGGAGGTCGGCGACGTCCTGTGGGTCCCGGGCGGCGACCGGTAG
- a CDS encoding response regulator encodes MTIRVVVAEDQSAVRAGLVLILRSAGDIEVVGEAADGEEAVRLARELRPDLVLMDVQMPRLDGVSATRLVVAEALADVLVLTTFDLDEYVFGALRAGASGFLLKDADAAELITAVRTVARGEGLIAPAVTRRLIAEFADPRPVRVPVPATVESLTPREREVLGCLGEGLSNAEIAVRLEMADATAKTHVSRVLAKLELRSRVQAAVLAQELGL; translated from the coding sequence GTGACGATCAGGGTCGTGGTGGCGGAGGACCAGAGCGCGGTACGGGCCGGGCTGGTCCTGATCCTGCGCAGCGCCGGCGACATCGAGGTGGTGGGCGAGGCCGCGGACGGGGAGGAGGCCGTGCGCCTGGCCCGCGAGCTGCGGCCCGACCTGGTGCTCATGGACGTGCAGATGCCGCGCCTGGACGGGGTGTCGGCGACCCGTCTGGTGGTCGCGGAGGCTCTGGCCGACGTCCTCGTGCTCACCACCTTCGACCTGGACGAGTACGTCTTCGGCGCGCTGCGCGCGGGCGCCTCGGGCTTCCTGCTGAAGGACGCGGACGCGGCGGAGCTGATCACGGCGGTACGGACCGTCGCGCGCGGGGAGGGCCTGATCGCCCCGGCGGTGACCCGGCGGCTGATCGCCGAGTTCGCGGATCCGCGGCCCGTACGCGTCCCCGTGCCGGCGACGGTGGAATCGCTGACCCCGCGCGAGCGGGAGGTCCTGGGGTGCCTGGGCGAGGGGCTGTCGAACGCGGAGATCGCCGTGCGCCTGGAGATGGCGGACGCGACGGCGAAGACCCACGTCAGCCGGGTGCTGGCCAAGCTGGAGCTGCGCAGCCGGGTCCAAGCGGCAGTGCTGGCACAGGAGTTGGGGCTCTAG
- a CDS encoding glycosyl hydrolase family 18 protein: MFRRVAAALAVLTLPLAGLVAIAGPAEAAASATATYTKVSDWGSGFEGKWTVKNTGTTTLSSWTVEWDYPAGTAVTSAWDATVTSSGTHWTGKNVGWNGTLSPGATVSFGFNGTGSGAPSGCKINGGSCDGGTNPTDNPPSAPGTPTASGVTDTGLTLGWAAATDDKGVKNYDVFRGGAKIATVTTPSYTDSGLTKGTTYSYTVTARDTIDQTGPSSGALSVTTTGGVVDPPPVGGPVKLGYFTNWGVYQRNYHVKNLVTSGSAAKITHINYAFGNVQGGKCTIGDAYADYQKTYDASSSVSGVADTWDQPVAGNFNQLRQLKKKYPNIKVLYSFGGWTWSGGFGQAAANPAAFAQSCYDLVEDPRWADVFDGIDIDWEYPNACGLSCDTSGAASLKNVLSALRTKFGTTNLVTAAISADGSNGGKLDLADYAGAAQYVDFYNVMTYDFFGAWAAQGPTAPHSPLTSYTGIPIAGFNSEAAITKLKGKGIAGSKLNLGIGFYGRGWTGVTQATPGGTATGPAPGTYEQGIEDYKVLKGSCPSTGTIAGTAYAKCGSNWWSYDTPATIASKMAWTKQQGLKGAFYWEFSGDTANGELASAVHAGLS; the protein is encoded by the coding sequence CTGTTTCGAAGAGTCGCGGCCGCACTGGCCGTACTCACCCTGCCCCTCGCCGGACTGGTGGCCATCGCCGGCCCCGCCGAGGCGGCCGCCTCGGCCACCGCGACGTACACCAAGGTCTCCGACTGGGGCTCCGGCTTCGAGGGCAAGTGGACGGTGAAGAACACCGGCACGACCACCCTCAGCAGCTGGACCGTGGAGTGGGACTACCCGGCCGGCACCGCCGTCACCTCGGCCTGGGACGCCACCGTCACCAGCTCCGGCACCCACTGGACCGGCAAGAACGTCGGCTGGAACGGCACCCTCTCCCCGGGCGCCACCGTCAGCTTCGGCTTCAACGGCACGGGCTCCGGCGCCCCCAGCGGCTGCAAGATCAACGGCGGCAGCTGCGACGGCGGCACCAACCCCACCGACAACCCGCCCAGCGCCCCCGGCACCCCCACGGCCAGCGGCGTCACCGACACCGGGCTGACCCTCGGCTGGGCCGCGGCCACCGACGACAAGGGCGTCAAGAACTACGACGTCTTCCGCGGCGGCGCCAAGATCGCCACCGTCACCACCCCCTCGTACACCGACTCGGGCCTGACCAAGGGCACCACCTACAGCTACACGGTCACCGCCCGCGACACCATCGACCAGACCGGCCCCTCCTCCGGCGCCCTCTCGGTGACCACCACCGGCGGAGTCGTCGATCCCCCGCCGGTGGGCGGCCCCGTCAAGCTCGGCTACTTCACGAACTGGGGCGTCTACCAGCGCAACTACCACGTGAAGAACCTGGTCACCTCCGGCAGCGCCGCGAAGATCACGCACATCAACTACGCCTTCGGCAACGTCCAGGGCGGCAAGTGCACGATCGGTGACGCCTACGCCGACTACCAGAAGACCTACGACGCCTCCTCCAGCGTCTCGGGCGTCGCCGACACCTGGGACCAGCCCGTGGCCGGCAACTTCAACCAGCTGCGCCAGCTGAAGAAGAAGTACCCGAACATCAAGGTCCTCTACTCCTTCGGCGGCTGGACCTGGTCCGGCGGCTTCGGCCAGGCCGCGGCCAACCCGGCCGCCTTCGCCCAGTCCTGCTACGACCTGGTCGAGGACCCGCGCTGGGCCGACGTCTTCGACGGCATCGACATCGACTGGGAGTACCCGAACGCCTGCGGCCTGTCCTGCGACACCAGCGGGGCCGCCTCCCTGAAGAACGTCCTCTCCGCACTGCGCACGAAGTTCGGCACCACCAACCTGGTCACCGCCGCCATCTCCGCCGACGGCTCCAACGGCGGCAAGCTCGACCTCGCCGACTACGCGGGCGCCGCCCAGTACGTCGACTTCTACAACGTCATGACGTACGACTTCTTCGGCGCGTGGGCGGCCCAGGGCCCGACGGCCCCGCACTCCCCGCTCACCTCGTACACCGGCATCCCGATCGCCGGCTTCAACTCCGAGGCGGCCATCACCAAGCTCAAGGGCAAGGGCATCGCCGGCTCCAAGCTCAACCTCGGCATCGGCTTCTACGGCCGCGGCTGGACCGGCGTGACCCAGGCCACGCCCGGCGGCACCGCGACCGGCCCGGCCCCGGGCACCTACGAGCAGGGCATCGAGGACTACAAGGTCCTCAAGGGCTCCTGCCCCTCGACCGGCACCATCGCCGGCACGGCCTACGCCAAGTGCGGCAGCAACTGGTGGAGCTACGACACCCCCGCCACCATCGCCTCGAAGATGGCCTGGACGAAGCAGCAGGGCCTCAAGGGAGCCTTCTACTGGGAGTTCAGCGGCGACACCGCCAACGGCGAACTGGCCAGCGCGGTCCACGCCGGCCTCTCGTAA
- a CDS encoding DUF2550 domain-containing protein yields MLLALLVSGLVVALVVIGLFVFGLRRRLIQRSGGTFDCSMRWGVSEEPDVSGKGWVYGVARYSGDRIDWFRVFSYSPRPRRLLERSSIEVIARRAPEGEEELALLSDAVVLCCAHRGTRLELAMSDDALTGFLAWLEAAPPGQRVNVA; encoded by the coding sequence ATGCTCCTCGCTCTGCTTGTGAGCGGCCTGGTCGTAGCCCTGGTGGTGATCGGGCTGTTTGTGTTCGGACTGCGCCGCAGGCTGATCCAGCGCTCCGGCGGCACCTTCGACTGCAGCATGCGCTGGGGCGTGTCCGAGGAACCCGACGTCTCCGGCAAGGGCTGGGTGTACGGGGTCGCGCGCTACAGCGGTGACCGCATCGACTGGTTCCGTGTCTTCAGCTACTCCCCGCGGCCGCGCCGGCTGCTGGAGCGGTCCTCCATCGAGGTCATCGCCCGCCGTGCGCCGGAGGGCGAGGAGGAGCTGGCCCTTCTCTCCGACGCCGTCGTACTGTGCTGCGCGCACCGCGGCACCCGCCTGGAACTGGCGATGAGCGATGACGCGCTGACCGGTTTCCTCGCCTGGCTGGAGGCGGCTCCGCCCGGGCAACGGGTGAACGTCGCCTGA
- a CDS encoding F0F1 ATP synthase subunit epsilon — protein MAAELHVELVAADRNVWSGEATLVVARTTSGDIGVMPGHQPLLGVLESGPVTIRTVGGNTVVAAVHGGFISFADNKLSLLAEIAELADEIDVERAERALERAKAETDSVSERRADVRLRAVSGR, from the coding sequence ATGGCTGCTGAGCTGCACGTCGAGCTGGTCGCGGCGGACCGGAATGTCTGGTCCGGCGAGGCCACCCTGGTTGTCGCCCGCACCACGTCCGGCGACATCGGCGTCATGCCCGGTCACCAGCCGCTTCTCGGTGTGCTGGAATCGGGCCCGGTGACCATCCGTACCGTCGGGGGCAACACTGTTGTCGCCGCGGTGCACGGCGGATTCATCTCGTTCGCGGACAACAAGTTGTCGCTGCTGGCCGAGATCGCCGAGCTTGCCGACGAGATCGACGTCGAGCGGGCGGAGCGGGCACTGGAGCGCGCGAAGGCGGAGACCGATTCGGTCTCCGAGCGTCGCGCCGATGTCCGGCTGCGCGCGGTTTCGGGGCGCTGA
- the atpD gene encoding F0F1 ATP synthase subunit beta, which translates to MTTIETAAATGRVARVIGPVVDVEFPVDAMPEIYNALKVEVADPAEDGKLKTLTLEVAQHLGDGLVRTISMQPTDGLVRQATVVNTGEGITVPVGDFTKGKVFNTLGEVLNYPEENANVTERWPIHRKAPRFDELESKTEMFETGVKVIDLLTPYVKGGKIGLFGGAGVGKTVLIQEMIYRVANNHDGVSVFAGVGERTREGNDLIEEMAESGVIDKTALVFGQMDEPPGTRLRVALAGLTMAEYFRDVQKQDVLFFIDNIFRYTQAGSEVSTLLGRMPSAVGYQPNLADEMGLLQERITSTRGHSITSMQAIYVPADDLTDPAPATTFAHLDATTVLSRPISEKGIYPAVDPLDSTSRILDPRYIAADHYATAMRVKGILQKYKDLQDIIAILGIDELGEEDKLVVHRARRVERFLSQNTHVAKQFTGVDGSDVPLDESIVAFNAICDGDYDHFPEQAFFLCGGIEDLKANAKELGVS; encoded by the coding sequence ATGACGACCATTGAGACGGCCGCCGCCACGGGCCGCGTTGCCCGGGTCATCGGCCCGGTCGTCGACGTGGAGTTCCCCGTCGACGCCATGCCCGAGATCTACAACGCCCTCAAGGTCGAGGTCGCAGACCCGGCCGAGGACGGCAAGCTCAAGACGCTGACCCTCGAGGTCGCGCAGCACCTGGGTGACGGCCTCGTCCGTACCATCTCGATGCAGCCGACCGACGGTCTGGTTCGCCAGGCCACGGTGGTCAACACGGGCGAGGGCATCACCGTCCCCGTCGGTGACTTCACCAAGGGCAAGGTCTTCAACACCCTGGGTGAGGTGCTGAACTACCCGGAGGAGAACGCCAACGTCACCGAGCGCTGGCCGATCCACCGCAAGGCGCCCCGCTTCGACGAGCTCGAGTCGAAGACCGAGATGTTCGAGACCGGCGTCAAGGTCATCGACCTTCTCACCCCGTACGTCAAGGGTGGAAAGATCGGTCTGTTCGGTGGTGCCGGTGTCGGCAAGACCGTTCTGATCCAGGAAATGATCTACCGCGTGGCCAACAACCACGATGGTGTGTCGGTCTTCGCGGGCGTCGGTGAGCGTACCCGTGAGGGCAACGACCTCATCGAGGAAATGGCCGAGTCCGGCGTCATCGACAAGACGGCGCTTGTCTTCGGTCAGATGGACGAGCCCCCGGGCACCCGTCTTCGCGTCGCGCTTGCCGGTCTGACCATGGCGGAGTACTTCCGCGATGTGCAGAAGCAGGACGTGCTCTTCTTCATCGACAACATCTTCCGTTACACCCAGGCCGGTTCGGAGGTGTCGACCCTTCTGGGCCGCATGCCGTCCGCCGTGGGTTACCAGCCGAACCTGGCTGACGAGATGGGTCTGCTGCAGGAGCGCATCACCTCGACCCGCGGTCACTCGATCACCTCGATGCAGGCGATCTACGTCCCCGCGGACGACCTGACCGACCCGGCGCCGGCCACCACCTTCGCCCACCTCGACGCGACGACGGTTCTTTCCCGTCCGATCTCCGAGAAGGGCATCTACCCGGCCGTGGACCCGCTGGACTCGACGTCCCGCATCCTCGACCCGCGGTACATCGCGGCGGACCACTACGCCACGGCGATGCGCGTCAAGGGGATCCTGCAGAAGTACAAGGACCTCCAGGACATCATCGCGATCCTCGGTATCGACGAGCTGGGCGAGGAGGACAAGCTCGTTGTCCACCGTGCCCGTCGCGTCGAGCGCTTCCTGTCGCAGAACACGCACGTCGCCAAGCAGTTCACCGGCGTCGACGGTTCGGACGTTCCGCTCGACGAGTCGATCGTGGCCTTCAACGCGATCTGCGACGGAGACTACGACCACTTCCCCGAGCAGGCGTTCTTCCTGTGCGGTGGCATCGAGGACCTCAAGGCCAACGCCAAGGAGCTGGGCGTCTCCTGA
- a CDS encoding sensor histidine kinase: protein MDGSVTLKIPPPHRDDVLLAAFSVAAGLLLWSLGVHSSPTRDLLPAWAALVPLLTLGAMELLRRSMPRVTLAVGTAGLVADQFTVGNLATVLIFTDLMYAAVVYGKPAMARRLPVTTGLITVAVSIAAVAWLRTPQALLIGVVTGIVSFGPALTGATLRNHREAAVAARLRAEQTALLAEMDRAQAVVAERARMARELHDMVANHLSAIAIHSTAALSIDSPATSREALGVIRENSVQGLAEMRRLIGLLRDVGAGQEAVATPSLDGLDALLEQARTNGAASGLDFVLLDDRPGEAAPTGGAREPLPAPVELAAYRIVQESLTNALKHAAPGTVTVRLARDRPAGAGAGRGGGGALHVAVDSPYGERPGPRAPGSGAGLIGMRERTELLGGAFEAGRADAVWRVRATLPVEEEAVRT, encoded by the coding sequence TTGGATGGGTCCGTGACCCTCAAGATCCCGCCGCCGCACCGAGACGACGTCCTGCTCGCCGCGTTCAGCGTGGCCGCCGGCCTGCTCCTGTGGTCGCTCGGGGTGCACAGCTCCCCCACCCGGGACCTGCTCCCGGCCTGGGCGGCCCTGGTCCCGCTCCTCACCCTCGGCGCGATGGAGCTGCTGCGCCGGAGCATGCCCCGGGTGACCCTGGCGGTCGGCACCGCGGGGCTGGTCGCCGACCAGTTCACCGTGGGGAACCTGGCCACCGTCCTGATCTTCACCGACCTGATGTACGCGGCCGTCGTCTACGGCAAACCGGCCATGGCCCGCCGCCTCCCGGTGACGACCGGCCTGATCACCGTCGCCGTCTCCATCGCCGCCGTGGCCTGGCTGCGCACCCCGCAAGCGCTGCTGATCGGCGTGGTCACCGGCATCGTGAGCTTCGGCCCGGCGCTGACCGGAGCCACCCTGCGCAACCACCGCGAGGCCGCCGTGGCCGCCCGGCTGCGCGCCGAGCAGACCGCGCTGCTGGCCGAGATGGACCGGGCGCAGGCGGTCGTCGCCGAGCGGGCCCGGATGGCCCGCGAACTGCACGACATGGTGGCCAACCACCTCTCCGCCATCGCCATCCACTCCACCGCCGCGCTGTCCATCGACTCCCCCGCCACCAGCCGCGAGGCGCTCGGGGTGATCCGGGAGAACAGCGTCCAGGGACTGGCCGAGATGCGCCGCCTGATCGGACTGCTGCGGGACGTCGGCGCCGGCCAGGAGGCCGTCGCCACGCCCTCGCTGGACGGGCTGGACGCCCTGCTGGAGCAGGCCCGTACGAACGGGGCCGCGAGCGGGCTGGACTTCGTGCTCCTCGACGACCGGCCCGGGGAGGCGGCGCCCACCGGGGGCGCCCGCGAACCGCTGCCCGCCCCGGTGGAACTGGCGGCGTACCGGATCGTCCAGGAGTCGCTGACCAACGCCCTCAAGCACGCCGCCCCGGGCACCGTCACCGTCCGGCTGGCCCGCGACCGCCCCGCGGGCGCGGGGGCCGGCCGGGGCGGGGGCGGCGCGCTGCACGTCGCCGTCGACTCCCCCTACGGGGAACGCCCCGGCCCCCGCGCGCCCGGCTCCGGAGCCGGCCTGATCGGCATGCGCGAGCGGACGGAACTGCTCGGCGGGGCATTCGAAGCGGGCCGCGCGGACGCGGTCTGGCGGGTCCGGGCGACGCTGCCCGTGGAAGAAGAGGCGGTACGGACGTGA